The window AATACCGCTAAAATTGTTTCCGCCTTTTGGTGTTGCACTTTATAAATAAAGACCTTTGATTTTTCGTCCAATGCCATAGGAGGAACATCTATGTTATTTATCCAAAGATCAATTTGTGGGAGGAGTTCCGGCAATCTCGTAACCGCGAGCAACTTGTTTGTATCAGAAAAAGGTATGAAGTTAAACTCACCATTGTCACCAACCGATGCACCCAGCGCTTTTGCAAAGCTGACAAGATCTTTTGCCATATTTTTTGCATCAACATGCTTGAATTCATAAAATTTCAGCGCTTTCCCCGCAAAAAAGGGAACATCAAAGGTCTTAATAATAGTCAAAAGCTTTTCTATATTCGATGCATCTTCCACAATAATGAGATACTGAGAATCCTTCTGAGCAACAACATTTCCAATACCGGTCATAAACTGCTTTAACGTGCCGCTTAATTTACCCGGATCTCCATATTGAAGCGGTACTATCTGTACGATAATATCGTGGGACCATTGAGGAATTTTATCTCCGTGAATTACTATGTTCGTTTCTCTTCGCGCTTCCGCTTTCGGTAGTACCCGGTATAAATTCCCTTCTTTTACTATCGCAAAGTTATAGATATAGAGTAATGTATTCAGCATCGAAAGGAGTTCTTCCTTATATACCTGCCCGGTAGCATGAAGATTGATTTTCCCTCCAACCCTGTTATCCAAAATATAATTTTCCTTGAGAATCTCACCTAATATAATGTGTAAAACATCTTTTAATTCCGCGTTATCAAAATTAAAGGCAATATTTACCTTATCTCCCTTATATCCTGGTTTAACAAGGGCCGGCTCCGGCTTATTATACTCTTGCGGATAAATAAATTCCTTCTGGCCAATACCCTCTTTTTTCTCATCTAAACCATCTGCTTCCGGAGAAACTTCATATTCCCATGCCTTTCTTTCAACCTCCTGCGTTGTTGTGGAAAGTGATACCGGGCTTTTAAATGGGGCATAATCAGAATGTCTTATCTGAGTTTCTTCACACCCATTAAGAACAACGATTAATACAGGCAAACCAATGCAGAAAAAGTATTTATTCATAGACATAATGAGTAATCTTTTCACTTATCCCTTCTTGTGATAAATAATCACATCCTGCGTAATATAAAAGGCCTATCGTTAAGATTTTGATTTTGTCAGGAGATAGATACTTTTATATAAAAAAGATTTTTGAAATGGTCATCTGATAGAAATATTCAGGTTTCAAAATTTTTTCTCCAGTACCAATTTTTTCCTACCTCTTTTTGGATAAAGGCACGTATTTTTTCTTATTGAAATCCTTTTTTTGTGGATGTTAACTGGTTGGTGCGGAAGGGGGGATTCGAACCCCCACCCCGGTATCAGCGGGACTAGCCCCTCAAACTAGCGTGTCTGCCGGTTCCACCACTTCCGCATATTCGTTGAATTGGGCATAACTGCTCAATATTTCATGGGTTTAAACATCTACGCTCCCTATCGTTTATGCAGGAAGGTAAATAATTTTCTTTTATACGGTTAATCAATCGTATCTAATTAAATAAACAGCACTTAATTCTAACATTATACAATAAAAAGTCAAACATATTTACTCATCTTCCATTACGGGATTTTGCCATCGTTTTCCCGAAGGTTTATTCCAGCGAACGTCAATGCTCTTCATCCTTCTCAAATGTATTCCCTCAGATTTCGCGATACTTAACAAGTTCTGTAATTTCTCTTCATCGGATAATTCCTTAAATTTATTACAGAGAGGTGAACAACCCCAAAGTATTTGTGTGTTGTTTTTTGTTCTCAAGACAATATCACTCTTGCCGGAATTACTTCTTTTACAAACATTAGAAACATCAACACATATAATATTTAATATAGTATGAATATTATTTTCTCTTAAAAATTTTACCAATAGTATACCCGCCTCAATTCTCTTATCATTCCACTTACTTCCATATAAGGGTATTTTAGATAATTTACTGCTTGTAATATAAGGACTATCGTACTCTTTATTCGGTAATGTATAATATTCCATTGGCAATAAAACACACTCGTCGTCTAAAAGATAACTATTATTTTTGCTTTTAACCAGTACAACAGGTTTTCGTAATACAAATTTTATATTGATTTTATTGGGAAATATCCTTTTTATCGATTCTACTTTTTTAACCAAAATAATTTCCTCATAAATACTTGCGATTTTATGAGTTAAATTATTTTCATACATACGGTAATGGGTATTCAAAGCAGATAAATCCTTGATATCATCAGAAAAACGACTTGTCATCCAGGAAGGAACATGAAATGAAAATGTTGACGGGCTGATTTTAAACACGCTTAAATCCGTTACAGAGTACCATATCTTCTTACACCCCCACGTTGCAAAAATTATTATGCATATCAACACAATACATTTCAACAAAAAGGGTTGTAACGCTTTTTGTAATTTATTTGTAGTCCCGAAAACACGATATATTAATTGCCTGACGTTGATATTGCCTTTTATGCTATCTTTATTTTTTTGCTGACTCATTCATTTTCACAAAGCTATTTTGAAGAGCAAGATCAACAATTTTCTTACACAAGGAAAGAAAAGAAATATTCGCTGCCTTTGCTGCCAGAGGAAGCAGGCTTTTTTCTGTAAAACCAGGAATAGTGTTTACCTCTAATATGGAGAAATTATCCTTATTATCCATCAACATATCAACCCTTGAGAAATCCCTACACTCAAGAACCCTGTGGGCACGTAACGCTAATTCTTGTGCTTCATTGTATTTCGAATGGGAAAGGGTCCCTTTTCCCAGACAGGAACTATCACCATGAGAAGATTCCTTCCCACTGTTTTGCACCATGCAATGATTTACTCCCCCATCTTCATATTTAGCATTATAATTGAAAAAACCCTTTGTTGGTATGATCTCAATAATAGGTAATGCCTCGCCACCTAAAATACCAACGGTAAACTCTCTGCCACTGATATATTTCTCAATAAGCACTTCAGTTCCATACTCAAAAGCTTTTTCCAAACCTGTTTTCAATTCATCAATATTTTTAATGATCGAGACCCCTAAACTAGAGCCAGCGCCTGTAGGCTTTAACACAATTGGCAAGCCCAGTTCATTTACTTCTGAGGTTATTTCTTTAAATTTCTGGCAGTCTCTTACCATTCTGTAATCAGGAGTACTCAAGCCTATCTGAACAAAACATTTTTTTGCCGCGGATTTATCCATTGCAAGACGGCTTGCTCTGATGCCAGAACCAGTATAAGGAATCCCCTTTAACTCTAAGAGATGCTGTACGCCTCCATCTTCTCCAAAATAACCATGTAAAGCGACAAAAACAAGGTCCAGTTGAGCAACATCAAGTTCCTCAATCGTTTTATCCCTCACATCAAAACAGGTAACATGAAAGCCTAGCTTCTTTAATGCTTTCGCAACAGCCATACCAGAGCGCAAAGATATTTCTCGTTCCGCTGATATGCCACCCATTAAAACACCAATACTTTTCGGTTTCATAGAAAAAGCACTCTTGATAAAAATATCCAGCAATAACTACCTGAAATGAACCTCTGTTGGTTCATTTCACCATAACGTTTCCTCTCAAAAACAAGTAACCAGCCCGCACTTACGTCAGACACAAAGAAAAGATCATTACGCTATTCTATCCCACAGAGACGATACATTGCGTATCCTTTACACCAATTACCCTGCACATATTATCGACAACACTCGCAGCCGCATTAGGGATTCCGATACTCCTGTTAAACATCCTCATTCTTTCATATCGTTCTTTGTTGATAAAGACATCCATGATCGTTTCAATAATTTTATCTGGTGTCAAATCAATTTGTTGCAACAAATACCCACCGCCATTTTTTTCTATTTCCATAGCATTCCAATACTGATGGTTATCCGTAGCATACGGGTAGGGTATTAATACGACCGGAATACCAATGGCAGTAATTTCAGCAATAGTCATTGCGCCTGCCCTGCAAATAACCAAATCAGCCATGTTCAGAGCAAGGCCCATATCATTTAAAAAAACGGAAACAAAGGCCTGAATATTTGTCTGTTTATATTCTGCCTGTATGTGCTGAAAATCATGTTCGCCGGTACAATGAATCATCTGCAACTCACCGGATAAGGATTCCAATTTCGGCAAAGAGCGTGCTATTACTTCGTTAATTGCATGCGCGCC of the Candidatus Brocadiaceae bacterium genome contains:
- a CDS encoding D-alanine--D-alanine ligase, with translation MKPKSIGVLMGGISAEREISLRSGMAVAKALKKLGFHVTCFDVRDKTIEELDVAQLDLVFVALHGYFGEDGGVQHLLELKGIPYTGSGIRASRLAMDKSAAKKCFVQIGLSTPDYRMVRDCQKFKEITSEVNELGLPIVLKPTGAGSSLGVSIIKNIDELKTGLEKAFEYGTEVLIEKYISGREFTVGILGGEALPIIEIIPTKGFFNYNAKYEDGGVNHCMVQNSGKESSHGDSSCLGKGTLSHSKYNEAQELALRAHRVLECRDFSRVDMLMDNKDNFSILEVNTIPGFTEKSLLPLAAKAANISFLSLCKKIVDLALQNSFVKMNESAKK